From the Oncorhynchus nerka isolate Pitt River linkage group LG20, Oner_Uvic_2.0, whole genome shotgun sequence genome, one window contains:
- the LOC135562773 gene encoding deoxyribonuclease gamma-like isoform X2: MVMFLGDFNADCGYVAKKNRQHVRLYSNQAFLWLIGDTEDTTVRQTTTCAYDRIVVHGAFEKAIVPQSAQPFNFAKEYGLTEEQALDVSDHYPVEVELKAGSEHLGGHTLLIILMAFFIST; encoded by the exons atggtgatgTTCCTAGGGGATTTTAACGCTGACTGTGGCTACGTGGCCAAGAAGAACAGGCAGCATGTACGTCTCTATAGTAACCAGGCCTTCCTGTGGCTAATAGGGGACACAGAGGACACCACCGTTAGACAAACCACCACCTGTGCCTACGACAG gatcGTGGTCCACGGGGCATTTGAAAAAGCCATTGTGCCCCAGTCCGCACAACCTTTCAACTTCGCCAAAGAATACGGACTCACAGAGGAACAG GCGCTGGACGTCAGTGACCACTACCCAGTGGAGGTTGAGTTGAAGGCGGGGTCAGAACATTTGGGAGGCCACACCCTTCTGATCATCCTCATGGCCTTCTTCATCTCCACCTGA
- the LOC135562773 gene encoding phospholipid scramblase-like isoform X1, producing MKSQNDRYDQNLNDYYLNDQNLNDYYLNDQNLNDYYLNDQNLNDCYLNDQNLNDYYLNDQNLNDYYLNDQNLNDYYLNDQNLNDYYLNDQNLNDCYLNDQNLNDYYLNDQNLNDCYLNDQNLNDYYLNDQNLNDYYLNDYYLNDQNLNDYYLNDQNLNDYYLNDQNLNDYYLNDQNLNDYYLNDQNRKREHTRRH from the coding sequence ATGAAATCACAGAACGACCGTTATGATCAGAACCTGAATGACTACTACCTGAATGATCAGAACCTGAATGACTACTACCTGAATGATCAGAACCTGAATGACTACTACCTGAATGATCAGAACCTGAATGACTGCTACCTGAATGATCAGAACCTGAATGACTACTACCTGAATGATCAGAACCTGAATGACTACTACCTGAATGATCAGAACCTGAATGACTACTACCTGAATGATCAGAACCTGAATGACTACTACCTGAATGATCAGAACCTGAATGACTGCTACCTGAATGATCAGAACCTGAATGACTACTACCTGAATGATCAGAACCTGAATGACTGCTACCTGAATGATCAGAACCTGAATGACTACTACCTGAATGATCAGAACCTGAATGACTACTACCTGAATGACTACTACCTGAATGATCAGAACCTGAATGACTACTACCTGAATGATCAGAACCTGAATGACTACTACCTGAATGATCAGAACCTGAATGACTACTACCTGAATGATCAGAACCTGAATGACTACTACCTGAATGATCAGAACAGGAAACGTGAGCACACACGGCGCCACTAG